AAACACAATAAGATAATAGTATGATACATTGCAGACTCTTTTTCTAATTAAACTAACTTACCTATTAATTAAACACtttcaattaaaaattttctGAATTAGTATTTTCCCGACCCAGTAATCTTTAAAAATGAGTGTCAATGTAAATGTCTGAAAAGTTCCTCACTGTTTCCAGACGCTGCTATTCTCCACAATTGTGTTAGCCTACTGTGGATCATCGAATGCTCAGTACCAGCCGCCTCAGCAAGCAGCGATTTTAAGCGACGCGCGATATCTCGCTGGCGATGGGACGTTCGGCGCTGCTTATTCACAAGAGGATGGCGTAGAGTTCAAAGAGGAAAGTGACGTGTATGGGAACCGTCGTGGGTCTTACTCCTACGTCGATCCGACGGGTCAAAGGCGTACAGTGACTTACACGGCTGGGAAGAATGGTTTCCAGGTCACTACACTTTTTAATAAATTCTCAACTCATTCTTTCCTACGTTGGAACGAAACTGAATCACTGGCTCAGCCTTCACCTCATTAAACCTCATTAAAAATTTCCACAGAATTAAGAATAGAAATTTGTGGTTCCCTACTAAATCAGAATCCTACTAAATCAGATATTATTCCCTGATTTTCCCGAACTTCTTAAATGAATTTGAGTTCCTACTTTTATCTTTATTTCCCAAATTTATTGAAACAGAATTTTGTGAATTTCAAGACACTTACCCTTTGGGTTTCTATTTCACTCGACTCTACAGGCGACTGGAGACGGCATTCCTGTTCCACCCCCGCAGGTGCCGCCACAGCCAGAGTACGTGCCTCTGCCACAGTACAACCCGCCAGATTACCAACCGCCGAGGTACAATCCACCCCCGCAGCCCCATTATCAAAGGGAGACTCAGCCAGTGTacgagccagagccagagcctcaGCCAGTGCCTCAACCTGCACCCCAATACAGACCTCAGCCCCCTCAAGCTCGACCGATTCCATCGTACGATCCTCCTCGACCGCAATATCAACCCCCATCGAGGCCTCTGCCGCAGTACAATGCCATTACGACACCACCCCCTCGCAGGTTTTATCCACCAGGGAAGTTGAACTTCAACAGAACGCCTGATGGCTACTCTTACACATTCAGCAAGAGCTAAGTTTTTTTGTTCGAGGTGTGGGATGATTATTGGAGCGAGGAAGTGAAAATGAAAGAGTCCTGTGCAAGGGATTGCTGTTGATTGAGAGTTTGTTAATTCTGAGCCACGTTTCCATGTGAGCTATGTGGGTCACAGAGAGCAAGATGAAAATATGTGTGAAATATTGGAGATTTGTTTCTTCTTCTCTAGGCTTGGAAGGAATTTGTGTGGTTGGTACCTTTAATGAGCTCTGTGTGCTACTTTGCACACGTGGGAACGTGGTTTCAGGCATGTGTATCGTAAACAGATGtttctttaatattttatttagtttGTTAAAATTTAAGGAACTGATtcgactttttatttttatccgGTATTAAAGTTTCTCGTATAATTTAGAATAAATTCCTATGCAAATGAGACTTCTAAAAGCACGATCAAGGAGTTAGGAAATTATTTACTTTAATTGTTGAAAATTCTGTGTTTATTTAATTTATGAATGTATTAATATGTTACTATAAGAAATAACATGGAGATGTTATTTGTGTAGTATAAGTGTTCCTCTTCTATGTGTTATTCTGTAGTACAGAAAGCTGTATTAATTTATTCGCTCAAAATTATTGTACTTGCAGTTCGCAATTGTGTAAAAAATACCCAAACTTcctcatacatatgtatactttCGTTTTGATTTCTATGTAGTTATTCAATTATTTAAGCAGTAATAAAGACTCATCCAAGTGGTACATAacgcatttattttatattttaattacccGATTAAATACTGTTAAATTCCTAGCTCGACTAGACCAAAATTAATTCAGTAAAAAATTCCTTATCACAAGGAAATAAAAGTTCGCGAAATATCAGACGCTTATTAATCACCGACACGGAAATTGATCGACATTGAATTAGATCTAGGCAATCATGCATTCATAATTAAGAGATTGTAAGCAGTCAGAACCTTGTCCATGATCTTACAGATAAGTTGCAACGCGTGTGGACTTAAACTTCCCGATAAAGAGTgcataaattaaaaagaaaatttaacgAAAGAATTCACTTACTCATTTTGCTAATTAAaagcaatttcattattaacagTTTTATTCCTCATAAAGTTATCACgataaaaaaattgttcaaaaCAGTTTCGTCGATTTAGTTTTGAAACAGTTGAATTTTCAGTGACGAGACTTTTAATTCAACATAAATTTTAGATAGAATGTTTGAAAACGATAGAGACAATTTCATCAAGCATTACATGCGCCCATAAATAACTCACTTGACATTTTACGAACGCTGATCGGACTTCCTTCAGTTTGGCCGACGCCCTGCATTTTGCATAGCAATTTCCTTTACAAATGCAGGCACAATCTCGCGCACTTCGGGGTCATGTTACTTTCATCAAGCAACCTTTTACAGTCTCCACAGTATTGCAACAAACTCCTGAGAATCTTATGATCCGCGGGGAATTCCTCAACGTGGGATCATCGCCTCCCACAAATTACACTATTTTTACAGAAATGCAGCAGAGGAAGAAACAGTTGCATCTAATGTATGCAAGAGAAACGTGTAGTTAATAACAGAATGTCTTTCTTACAACCACTCACTACCCtcgcaaaatacaaaataaaataaagaatgtGAACGTATGAAGAGTAAAGATACACTGGCGATGAAACAGTGAAAAACCTTAAATTTGAGCTATCTATTCCTAAACAA
The Calliopsis andreniformis isolate RMS-2024a chromosome 8, iyCalAndr_principal, whole genome shotgun sequence DNA segment above includes these coding regions:
- the Cpr19 gene encoding cuticular protein 19, with protein sequence MTTTFTLLFSTIVLAYCGSSNAQYQPPQQAAILSDARYLAGDGTFGAAYSQEDGVEFKEESDVYGNRRGSYSYVDPTGQRRTVTYTAGKNGFQATGDGIPVPPPQVPPQPEYVPLPQYNPPDYQPPRYNPPPQPHYQRETQPVYEPEPEPQPVPQPAPQYRPQPPQARPIPSYDPPRPQYQPPSRPLPQYNAITTPPPRRFYPPGKLNFNRTPDGYSYTFSKS